The DNA sequence GACTTGGGATACATTTTGAGAAAAATGCAACAGTTTCCTAGGCACTGCAGTCATTATATGGGCATCTTGAGTCACTTAAGAAAATTAACAAGTGATTGGCTCTAAAATTATTTAGCAGTTCTTTAACTGGATTAGATTAAGCCCTTAAGCTCATGGCTGATCTTTCTCAAAGGCAAACTCAATTCCCACAGAGTGTACAAATGTGTAATTTCAGGCTCAGCAATGCATTTGTAATGGCAGTTATCTTGTTAGCAGTGAAAAATCAGAACTCTGGAAATACTTAAAAACTTTTATTACCCCTCCCACATGGCCAGCACATCTCGGATTAAATCAACCATTTGTATTTGCATTTTATGGAACACAGCTTCATAATGCCATTTACAGGAATACGAATAAGTATTTTCTGTAAATAACACAACAGCTGTAGCCATCACACACTTATTGCTCTGACCAAACCGCAAACTTTAAAATTCCATCTAAGGGAACTTTCTAAAAGAGCTCAAACTATTAAACCACACCAgagtacacacatgcatatgctCACTCAACTTGCAATCCCCACAATTAACACTTGTGATTCTTCTTAAAAAGAATTAAGAAAAAAGGAAGAAGCAAAAACTAGTTTTAAAAAAATAGTCTCTTTGATCATGATCTACTGGAACATATCCAGCGAACTTTTGAATTCTCCACAAACTGGAAGAAAGGTTTAATTAGACGAGACCCACCCATCTCGAACATCTGGCTGGCTTTGTTCAGTACAGGAGGACTTGGCACCTCCAGTTTCCCCCTACCCCAGATCAAGATATGATTTTACAGTTACCACCGACACAGTAGTGCAGCTGAACTCCTATGCATTTTCGTTTAACATCAGCTCTCTTGCTTGTCTTTGACCAGCAAGACTGTGTGCTGCCCCCCGCTGGAAGCCGAGAGAACTACTCTGTTCTCCAGTTGCTTGCCTGCCATCTCCACTGGACTCCATAAATCTTCCTCCTCCCCAGTGCCCAGCTGCAAGTTGGTGCCCATACCCCAAGCAAACGCAGCACCTGTAGCATATGAACACCAATGCGGACATTCACCACAAAATATTGAAAGGTTTGAACAAAATCTGTGTACAGAAAGCAGCGGTCTGTCTACAGTATGTATTTTAGATATCATATTATTACTGAAAAAATAAGAGTATTAGTTGTTTCAAGCTGCATACTTATTTCTCAGTAATACAATGAGATCAAACTGAGCACAGAGTATAGACACGGAAAGATTCTTCCAATTTTAGTTATGTCTGAATAGAACAGCAGGAAACCCAGACGTGGAGGACAGCCTGCCTCCTGAGACGTCACGTGAGGCAAACGGGAACGTAGCGTCTCGAGACAGAAAAATGGTCCCGTCGCTGCTCTATCCaggttaaaaaacaaacacacaagaacAGGAAAACTATTTAGGTCCGCTCACCTTGTTTTGTGACGGCGTAGCTCACAGACGCACCGCAGGCCACCAGGGAGGCGCTGCTGAGCCCTGTGACTGGCGTGGGTTCACTCTTCTCTACGACTCCCTCTCCCAGGCCCAGACGCCCATACTCAGCACGGCCTAGACTGTAGACCTGTCCTGAGGGTGATGGCCTCATGTTAGTAATGTAGATACTGCACCATGAATGCTGCTCAAACCAATGAATAGTGCTGATGAATAGACAGGAATGTGTATAAACATTCTACCTTGCTAGACCTTTGATATACATTAAAAATACTGACTGAAAATGAGTGTCAAAGTCTTGGACAACCCTGGGAGTTAATTGGTTAGTTCCAAATCCACTCAGGTGACCTCAGAAGAATGTGGAGAATCACAGAAAAGTAATTGTAATATTGTAATGGGCACATACATTTTCTGAGCCTACATAATTGCAGACAGGTTATATATTGGGGGAATGAAAGGTAAATAATGTGATGTTCCTGCTGTTCCTAGGAGGGgtcattgtgcagatgactgAAGGCATCAAGGCCTTAAACCAGCACACAACCGTAGAGTAATACCCCAGGATTCGTCTAGGTAGTGTCATGCAACAATggtgaacaggagtgatttcTTCAAAAGGTTTAAATCCCACATTTTACAAAGGCCAGATCAGACTGTTGATCTCAAACCCACTGAAATGCAGTGGTGTGATCTGAAAACTGTTCAAGCAAGACATCACAAAAATAGACATGAAACTAATGCTTTTAAGTTTATAGAAAATGACACCTAACCACTTCACAGGACATGAGAGCATCCACAAAGTACTTTGTTGAGGTTATTGACAAAGCAGGTGCCATTAGTTATTAAATGTAAGGCATAATGATATCTTTTCATTCAGTAATACTTACTGTTTTAACCATTTGTTCAATTGTGGTACAACATGAAACACTAAGAAAGGGGGGTTATGAAATTTCAAGTCTCACACCACACAGCAATATACAAACAACCTCTCAACACTATGCACATTCTGAACTGCAAAGATTTGCAATTACCTTCCGAATCCAAGCAGAGTGTGTGGTGCTGTCCTCCAGAAAAGCCAacccaggtggtggtggtgttcttgAAGGCAGTGAGCTTTAGTGGAATAAAGCATGGGTTTGTACCTTGGGTACCTACAAAATGAACAGTATGGAAATACAGAAACACTACTTAGATATCATATATATGGTTCTATGGTATTTCTGCTTGCCAAAATCAGTTTGTTTTAAGGAACAGAAACGGCAGCGACGCATGGCAGCGACGCATGGCAGCAACGCATGGTCTGTGTTGTCCAACATTGTTCTAACGCAAAGTATAATTCCGATATAAACGTGTTTCTCAATTGTACTTTAACATCAGTGGATCCCGTCGCGTTTCCACTTTTAACCCAATCTTTCTTTAAAGTCACCACTCACCCAGCTGGTGATAGTTGGAAAGACCAAAGCCATAGATGTGGCCATCTTGAGATATGGCGAAGGTGAAGTACGCCCCGCAGAACACGTCGGAGAAGTGGACCTTCCCCCGAGGCCTGACCACCACCATCTGAGGTTCCAGCAGCCTCACTGCAAGGACCAAGACTAAAGCTCAAGCAGCTCCGAGAGGGACGGTCCCCCAGACTCTAgtgctccacacatctcacGCAGTCGTCAAATCTGGCGAACACATACTTAACCCCTTCCTGCCGCCGCGGTTGGCGAAGCACTCCGGTACTCTGCCCAGCTGGCCCTGCTCCCCACAGCCCGAGGTGTAGAGATCTCCGTTCAGTGTCAGCATCACCAGGTGGTCACTGCCTTTATTGCAGAGCAGCAAGACGTTTTCATTAGTCACATGAGCCTCGTGACGGCATCCATGTGACAACAAGCAGAAATCTCACCTGAAGAAATTTTTATCACAGGCTTTTCTATGTGGATTTTGACAGGCAGGCTACATTTTTTCATAGGCTCAATAAGGCCAATGACACCACTGTTATCCTGCAAAGGAAGAAACGTTTTTCATGTTGTGTGTTCACGGGTATAAATACGTTAAGAAATATATCCATGATTGCAGGTATAGATGTATTAATATGTAAATCATACATTTAGATTTTAAGCAAAATACACAAATTATGATGCTCACCCTGAAGGAGCCCCAGACAAACACTGCCCCCTCCTCTGTAAGTGCAGCAGTGTGGCTGTCCCCGGCAGACACCTGCACCACCTTTTCTGCCAGCTCCACCTTCCCTGGCACCATCTCAGAGCCTTCCTCTGTTGTATTCCTGCCCAGAGCGCCCTCGTCGTTACAGCCAAATGTGTAAATCTGCAACACGGAACAATAAAGCAACAGGAGTCCATGAAGATATGAACGACTTTTTTAAAACACAAGATAGATCGCAATGTCAAACCTGCATAACTACAATCGACGTTATCTACTCTGATCTGGTGAATTTGTCTACTGGGGGACTAAGTGACTGGGTGTGTGCGATTATAATCAAATCAATGACAAGACTAGTTACAACCTGAATCTGAATAGTGAATAACAAAACTCCATGCACTAGGTTGAACATTAGGCAGCAAAAgcaaacaggaaaaaaaatgcACTTACATTTCCGGTGTCACTGAGACACACGGTGTGCATGCCCCCAGCCACCACCTGTACAATACCCTCTGGGAGGGTCACCAGGGCAGGTTTCTTCCTCTCCAACACGTCTTCTCCAAGACCAAGCTGACCCACGTCCCCCTGGCCAACAACCAGCACCATTCCCTTCTCTTGCCCATGACTCTTGTGGGAcactgcattcacacacacacacacaccacacacacacaatgattttGATATGCTAGTTCTCAAATGAGAACTACTGTACATTGACGAGAATCTGCAGTATGTCGGCCATTACCTTTCAGTTTTTTCAGAGACGCAGAGTTGTTCGTCTCACTTTCTTTTTGTCTCTTTGCAGCTTTTTTTGCAGGCATTGCAGCTCAAAATCCTAAAAGGATTTAATCAACATACATGAACTAAACTAACAATCTCGGCTGTAAATTCCACAATTACACAAAAAACTCACTCATCACCAATGCAACTTCACTTGGCAGTGTTACACTCGGcacatacatttaaataaaacaataGATTGTAAacttttatatacatatatgtcaCATGGCAACGCTGTGCAGCTATCAAGCCTTTTAAAAGCACATTTGGGAACGACTCCGTACGTTTCAACAAGTTGACCTACCGCACACGATTACAAGATGTCATTTGACCGGAGAAAACCCAAACTATTCCCCACACTCACCAAAGTCGCCTTATTTATACATCACAGGACGCGCGCGCGTGGCCTTCCACAGCGCGCGTGCCGCTGCGTAGCGACCGCTCGCGCCGGCCGCTAGTTAAAACGATTCTACGTTAGCtaacccaacacaaccagctcgtTAACCTCTCTCGCTCGTAAGTTAGTCGACTTTCACGTCAGGACGGACTTTGTTCCGCTTTAGGTCCTGGTTATTTAACCTTacaaaagggggaaaaaaagttAGTCGAGTCGAAGTTATGCGGCAGGTGGCACGTTGAAGTTCAGCTGCGCCGTTGATTGAGCGCAGCTGTCGCCCCGGACGTGCTGGCGTGTTTCAGCGAGGCTCACCGACACACACCGCCGTTTTTACCCCACTATCGCCGGGATAACTCGGTCCTGAGTCCCCCCATCCCGTAGCCacgctagctaacgttagccgTGCTAGCTACGTCCCCAAACCCCTAAGTCGAGGAAACAAAAATCCAGAAAGACAAAAAAACCCTCAAACATCACCACTTTAGTTGATAATAGTTTGTATGCTTCGTTAGGGCCTCACCTTCAGAACTGGACGATAAATGATGTGTGACGGTTCCTCCAAGCACGCAGGGACTACACACCTCCCGTCCGCGGTTACCTCAGCCTGCGCCTCCCGGGGAGAACTCACGATTTCAGCGCCCTCGCTCTTCGTTGACTTCGCCGTGAGCGCTCGGACGAGTCGAGGGTGGACGGCGCCACCTAGTGTTGCGGAGGAGAACTCGCCACCGTTCTTCACGATTTGGTGGGAGCCGGGAGACAAAAGTGGAGCGTTTGGTGGAGACTGGATTTGACAACGTGACACGTTGTACAGTGTCTTCGATAATTACTTATGTAGAAAGATATCTTAAACAGGGTGAACAATATATGATTATGAATACCGTTCAATTTAGCAACGTAGCTGGATATCTATACTTATTCATTTTGATGTCTTCAGACCAGCCACAATTGATATGAATGTGGTATTGCTTATGAAGCAAATGGATCAGTCAAATCAAATTTGAAGTAAATCACCGCATTAAAATGATCTAAACATCAAAACACCCGACTCAGTTGATTGAAGCAAACATCCACCTAAAAAGCTTCATTTCAAATTGTGTAGTTTAATACACTACAGAGACTACTCAAATAAACTTATTCTGGTCTTTATGTAAACAGTATTTGGAATACCTTTTAAATTCCTAGAGTCTATCTGATGAGCACTTAATTCTATAATTTGCCTTGGGGACATGTTCCCACCATTTTCTTCAATGGCTAATTTTGTCCTTTGCACTTTTTGAATGTATACTGTGCACATCAACAAcacatttttaataaaaaaaaatgagtgAAAAAATATACTGCAAGTATTTTAAATCGCAATGTTGAGTTTTGCACTGTTCCTCGTTGACAGGCAAAACAAGCCGTAAAACCTTTTGTGAACCTCTTCCCTTCAGCCCCCATGCTGGTTTCTGTTCAGTGAACATGGGTACCAGAAGACCTGATGTCTTAAAAAGAACGTGAGTTTGAGCTCAATTGAAAGCAACTTGGTCCGGATTCTAATATAAGAATAACATTATTTCCGCATTTATTTCGGACATCAGCAACTTAGATTGTTGGCTGCATGTGCATTTGACAAATGAGGTCCATATCTTTCAGTGAAAAAGTCAAACCAGACCATAAATAAACTATTTGTAAGCATTTTAATTTAGATTTATGGATGACATCTAAACAGAAAAAATACTGTCAGTTTCTAAATGTTCACATATAATTGAAGCCAAAACAAAATGGGGCTGCAATGTTACATTAACATGGAAGAAATACATTAATCTGAAGCCATTCTCGTAATGTCGCATTATACACCAATATTTTGTGCTTAAAAAAATAGCAACCTATATAACctttaatatatttaaaatgttcCCAAATAAAAGGAAGACGAGATATACACATCAGTCAGTTT is a window from the Brachyhypopomus gauderio isolate BG-103 chromosome 13, BGAUD_0.2, whole genome shotgun sequence genome containing:
- the rcc1 gene encoding regulator of chromosome condensation, whose translation is MPAKKAAKRQKESETNNSASLKKLKVSHKSHGQEKGMVLVVGQGDVGQLGLGEDVLERKKPALVTLPEGIVQVVAGGMHTVCLSDTGNIYTFGCNDEGALGRNTTEEGSEMVPGKVELAEKVVQVSAGDSHTAALTEEGAVFVWGSFRDNSGVIGLIEPMKKCSLPVKIHIEKPVIKISSGSDHLVMLTLNGDLYTSGCGEQGQLGRVPECFANRGGRKGLMRLLEPQMVVVRPRGKVHFSDVFCGAYFTFAISQDGHIYGFGLSNYHQLGTQGTNPCFIPLKLTAFKNTTTTWVGFSGGQHHTLCLDSEGQVYSLGRAEYGRLGLGEGVVEKSEPTPVTGLSSASLVACGASVSYAVTKQGAAFAWGMGTNLQLGTGEEEDLWSPVEMAGKQLENRVVLSASSGGQHTVLLVKDKQES